The Coregonus clupeaformis isolate EN_2021a chromosome 13, ASM2061545v1, whole genome shotgun sequence genome includes a region encoding these proteins:
- the LOC121580016 gene encoding connector enhancer of kinase suppressor of ras 2-like isoform X5, protein MALVMEPVSKWSSSQVVDWMKGLDDCLLQYIKTFEREKVGGDQLLRITHQELEDLGVSRIGHQELILEAVDLLCALNYGLETENLKTLSHKLNASAKNLQNFITGRRRSGHYDGRATHKLPNDFLTSVVDLIAAAKSLLAWLDRSPFAAVADYSMTRNNVIQLCLELTTIVQQDCSVYETENKILHVCKTLSGVCDHIISLSSDPMVSQSAHLEVVQLANIKSTEGLGMYIKSTYDGLHVITGTTEGSLADRCKKIHAGDEVIQVNHQTVVGWQLKNLVNSLRGDPGGVTLTLKKRPQSTLTSTPALLKNMRWKPLALQPIIPQSPSSSVATPTSTLSTPSRRDSCALQDLFIPPPPEEPYTPRDDKGNLSGDDDFQADIPVAKGSESPNSFLDQECRRRFPLVEEDAVLYCYEYDQNHGLPPVRRDSTPTYGRLRPISMPVEYNWVEDYEDPAKLKRESRRENSLLRYVSQSEDKAMPEEYLTGRSRKKSDKGSPAHYALLPALQMEVSTSGSDSASLYHMFERSSLRSRSRKKSKVGDSLSSISKRRISCKDLGRGDCEGWLWKKKDAKSYFSQKWKKYWFILKDICLYWYMNEEDEKAEGFVSLPEFKIDRASECRRKYAFKACHPKIKSFYFAADNADDMNRWLSRLTMAVAGYSEQERIRQDQDYWSESDHEDMEMPSTVPKQDSPPPPYDTYPRPPSVSQMSPYQEPKHGRLSSSETFQSRSSHEEFHPEPQEGSSSGGGVSPGQKSSSQRRSWQDLIETPLGSTGLHYLQTLPLPLEEALLRSPGGGGLSVEYRRQSTLPAQRSLLQEHYGPLPLQLSPSVPVEAGGKPRSFTLPRDSGLHAILSASASTSDHRDHHHYQLARDTGCEREGRPQADSLGDLYRALERANLSSMGDHQPSARLEYKRSFVRRVNDPLLSEKLHRLHIIQSALKNVPLQDSDPSLGFLG, encoded by the exons aactaCGGTCTGGAGACAGAGAATCTGAAGACTCTATCCCACAAGCTGAATGCCTCAGCCAAGAACCTGCAGAACTTCATCACAGGGAGGCGTCGCAGTGGTCACTATGATGGCCGCGCCACCCACAAGCTGCCCAATGACTTCCTCACCTCTGTGGTGGACCTCATCGCTGCAGCCAAGAGCCTGCTGGCCTGGCTGGATAG GTCTCCGTTCGCAGCAGTGGCAGACTACTCCATGACAAGAAACAATGTGATTCAGTTGTGTCTAGAGCTCACCACGATTGTACAGCAG GACTGTTCTGTGTATGAGACAGAAAATAAGATTCTGCATGTG TGCAAGACTCTATCTGGAGTGTGTGATCACATCATCTCGCTGTCCTCTGACCCGATGGTGTCCCAGTCAGCCCATTTGGAGGTGGTTCAGCTGGCCAATATCAAGTCCACTGAGGGACTG ggCATGTATATCAAATCGACATATGATGGCTTGCATGTCATCACTGGAACTACAGAGGGA TCTCTGGCTGACCGCTGTAAGAAAATTCATGCAGGCGATGAAGTCATCCAGGTCAATCATCAGACAGtg GTGGGCTGGCAGTTGAAGAACCTGGTGAATTCTTTGCGTGGGGACCCCGGGGGTGTTACACTGACTCTGAAGAAGCGCCCACAGAGCACACTCACATCCACCCCAGCACTACTGAAGAACATGAGATGGAAACCCTTAGCCCTGCAA ccCATCATCCCTCAGAGCCCCAGCAGCAGTGTGGCCACACCCACCAGTACCCTGAGCACCCCGTCCAGGAGGGACAGCTGTGCCCTGCAGGACCTCTTCATCCCCCCGCCCCCTGAGGAACCATACAcccccag AGACGACAAGGGAAATCTATCAGGTGACGACGACTTCCAAGCTGACATCCCGGTGGCCAAGGGCTCTGAGTCCCCCAACTCCTTCCTGGACCAGGAGTGTCGCCGACGTTTCCCTCTGGTGGAGGAGGATGCCGTTCTGTACTGCTACGAGTATGACCAGAACCACGGACTTCCACCTGTCCGCAGGGACAGCACCCCCACTTATG GCAGGCTTAGGCCCATCTCCATGCCAGTGGAATATAACTGGGTGGAAGACTATGAAGACCCGGCCAagctgaagagagagagcaggagag AGAACTCCCTGCTGCGTTATGTGAGTCAGAGTGAGGACAAGGCCATGCCAGAGGAGTACCTGACAGGACGCAGCAGGAAGAAGAGTGACAAAGGCAGCCCCGCCCACTACGCCCTCCTCCCAGCCCTCCAGATGGAAGTCTCCACGTCCGGCTCCGACTCCGCCTCCCTCTACCAT ATGTTTGAACGATCCTCACTGCGCTCAAGGTCTAGGAAGAAGAGTAAAG taGGTGACTCTTTGTCCTCCATCAGTAAGAGGCGTATCTCATGTAAGGACCTGGGGCGGGGGGACTGTGAGGGCTGGCTGTGGAAAAAGAAGGATGCTAAAAGCTACTTCTCCCAGAAGTGGAAGAAATACTGGTTCATCCTGAAAGATATCTGCCTATACTGGTACATGAATGAGgag GATGAAAAGGCAGAGGGCTTTGTTAGTCTCCCAGAATTCAAGATTGATCGTGCATCTGAGTGCCGTAGGAAGTA TGCTTTCAAGGCCTGCCATCCAAAGATCAAAAGTTTCTACTTTGCAGCGGACAATGCGGATGACATGAACAG GTGGCTGAGTCGTCTGACCATGGCAGTGGCAGGTTACTCGGAGCAGGAGAGGATCCGACAGGACCAGG ACTACTGGAGTGAAAGTGACCATGAGGACATGGAGATGCCTTCCACCGTGCCCAAACAGGACAGCCCTCCTCCCCCCTATGACACCTACCCCAGGCCCCCCTCA GTGTCCCAAATGAGTCCGTACCAGGAGCCCAAACACGGCCGCCTTTCCTCCTCTGAGACCTTCCAGTCACGCTCATCTCATGAGGAGTTCCACCCCGAGCCACAGGAGGGCAGCAGCAGCGGAGGCGGCGTCTCGCCTGGCCAGAAGTCCTCCAGCCAACGGCGTTCGTGGCAGGACCTGATTGAGACGCCCCTGGGCAGCACGGGGCTCCACTACCTGCAGACACTGCCCCTGCCCCTGGAGGAGGCCCTGCTGCGCTCCCCTGGAGGAGGAGGTCTGTCTGTGGAGTACCGCCGCCAGTCAACCCTCCCTGCCCAGCGCAGCCTGCTGCAGGAACACTATGGCCCACTGCCCTTGCAACTCAGCCCCAGTGTCCCAGTAGAGGCTGGGGGGAAACCCCGTAGCTTCACCCTGCCCCGAGACAGTGGGCTCCATGCCATCCTCTCAGCCTCGGCCAGCACCTCTGACCACAGagaccaccaccactaccagctGGCCAGAGACACAG GCTGTGAGAGGGAGGGCCGTCCCCAGGCTGACTCTCTGGGGGACCTGTACCGGGCCCTGGAGAGGGCCAACCTGTCCTCAATGGGAGACCACCAGCCCTCCGCCCGCCTGGAGTACAAACGCTCCTTCGTCCGCCGCGTCAATGACCCACTGCTCAGCGAAAAGCTGCACCGTCTCCACATCATACAGAGTGCGCTCAAG
- the LOC121580016 gene encoding connector enhancer of kinase suppressor of ras 2-like isoform X6, with the protein MALVMEPVSKWSSSQVVDWMKGLDDCLLQYIKTFEREKVGGDQLLRITHQELEDLGVSRIGHQELILEAVDLLCALNYGLETENLKTLSHKLNASAKNLQNFITGRRRSGHYDGRATHKLPNDFLTSVVDLIAAAKSLLAWLDRSPFAAVADYSMTRNNVIQLCLELTTIVQQDCSVYETENKILHVCKTLSGVCDHIISLSSDPMVSQSAHLEVVQLANIKSTEGLGMYIKSTYDGLHVITGTTEGSLADRCKKIHAGDEVIQVNHQTVVGWQLKNLVNSLRGDPGGVTLTLKKRPQSTLTSTPALLKNMRWKPLALQPIIPQSPSSSVATPTSTLSTPSRRDSCALQDLFIPPPPEEPYTPRDDKGNLSGDDDFQADIPVAKGSESPNSFLDQECRRRFPLVEEDAVLYCYEYDQNHGLPPVRRDSTPTYGRLRPISMPVEYNWVEDYEDPAKLKRESRRENSLLRYVSQSEDKAMPEEYLTGRSRKKSDKGSPAHYALLPALQMEVSTSGSDSASLYHMFERSSLRSRSRKKSKGDSLSSISKRRISCKDLGRGDCEGWLWKKKDAKSYFSQKWKKYWFILKDICLYWYMNEEDEKAEGFVSLPEFKIDRASECRRKYAFKACHPKIKSFYFAADNADDMNRWLSRLTMAVAGYSEQERIRQDQDYWSESDHEDMEMPSTVPKQDSPPPPYDTYPRPPSVSQMSPYQEPKHGRLSSSETFQSRSSHEEFHPEPQEGSSSGGGVSPGQKSSSQRRSWQDLIETPLGSTGLHYLQTLPLPLEEALLRSPGGGGLSVEYRRQSTLPAQRSLLQEHYGPLPLQLSPSVPVEAGGKPRSFTLPRDSGLHAILSASASTSDHRDHHHYQLARDTGCEREGRPQADSLGDLYRALERANLSSMGDHQPSARLEYKRSFVRRVNDPLLSEKLHRLHIIQSALKNVPLQDSDPSLGFLG; encoded by the exons aactaCGGTCTGGAGACAGAGAATCTGAAGACTCTATCCCACAAGCTGAATGCCTCAGCCAAGAACCTGCAGAACTTCATCACAGGGAGGCGTCGCAGTGGTCACTATGATGGCCGCGCCACCCACAAGCTGCCCAATGACTTCCTCACCTCTGTGGTGGACCTCATCGCTGCAGCCAAGAGCCTGCTGGCCTGGCTGGATAG GTCTCCGTTCGCAGCAGTGGCAGACTACTCCATGACAAGAAACAATGTGATTCAGTTGTGTCTAGAGCTCACCACGATTGTACAGCAG GACTGTTCTGTGTATGAGACAGAAAATAAGATTCTGCATGTG TGCAAGACTCTATCTGGAGTGTGTGATCACATCATCTCGCTGTCCTCTGACCCGATGGTGTCCCAGTCAGCCCATTTGGAGGTGGTTCAGCTGGCCAATATCAAGTCCACTGAGGGACTG ggCATGTATATCAAATCGACATATGATGGCTTGCATGTCATCACTGGAACTACAGAGGGA TCTCTGGCTGACCGCTGTAAGAAAATTCATGCAGGCGATGAAGTCATCCAGGTCAATCATCAGACAGtg GTGGGCTGGCAGTTGAAGAACCTGGTGAATTCTTTGCGTGGGGACCCCGGGGGTGTTACACTGACTCTGAAGAAGCGCCCACAGAGCACACTCACATCCACCCCAGCACTACTGAAGAACATGAGATGGAAACCCTTAGCCCTGCAA ccCATCATCCCTCAGAGCCCCAGCAGCAGTGTGGCCACACCCACCAGTACCCTGAGCACCCCGTCCAGGAGGGACAGCTGTGCCCTGCAGGACCTCTTCATCCCCCCGCCCCCTGAGGAACCATACAcccccag AGACGACAAGGGAAATCTATCAGGTGACGACGACTTCCAAGCTGACATCCCGGTGGCCAAGGGCTCTGAGTCCCCCAACTCCTTCCTGGACCAGGAGTGTCGCCGACGTTTCCCTCTGGTGGAGGAGGATGCCGTTCTGTACTGCTACGAGTATGACCAGAACCACGGACTTCCACCTGTCCGCAGGGACAGCACCCCCACTTATG GCAGGCTTAGGCCCATCTCCATGCCAGTGGAATATAACTGGGTGGAAGACTATGAAGACCCGGCCAagctgaagagagagagcaggagag AGAACTCCCTGCTGCGTTATGTGAGTCAGAGTGAGGACAAGGCCATGCCAGAGGAGTACCTGACAGGACGCAGCAGGAAGAAGAGTGACAAAGGCAGCCCCGCCCACTACGCCCTCCTCCCAGCCCTCCAGATGGAAGTCTCCACGTCCGGCTCCGACTCCGCCTCCCTCTACCAT ATGTTTGAACGATCCTCACTGCGCTCAAGGTCTAGGAAGAAGAGTAAAG GTGACTCTTTGTCCTCCATCAGTAAGAGGCGTATCTCATGTAAGGACCTGGGGCGGGGGGACTGTGAGGGCTGGCTGTGGAAAAAGAAGGATGCTAAAAGCTACTTCTCCCAGAAGTGGAAGAAATACTGGTTCATCCTGAAAGATATCTGCCTATACTGGTACATGAATGAGgag GATGAAAAGGCAGAGGGCTTTGTTAGTCTCCCAGAATTCAAGATTGATCGTGCATCTGAGTGCCGTAGGAAGTA TGCTTTCAAGGCCTGCCATCCAAAGATCAAAAGTTTCTACTTTGCAGCGGACAATGCGGATGACATGAACAG GTGGCTGAGTCGTCTGACCATGGCAGTGGCAGGTTACTCGGAGCAGGAGAGGATCCGACAGGACCAGG ACTACTGGAGTGAAAGTGACCATGAGGACATGGAGATGCCTTCCACCGTGCCCAAACAGGACAGCCCTCCTCCCCCCTATGACACCTACCCCAGGCCCCCCTCA GTGTCCCAAATGAGTCCGTACCAGGAGCCCAAACACGGCCGCCTTTCCTCCTCTGAGACCTTCCAGTCACGCTCATCTCATGAGGAGTTCCACCCCGAGCCACAGGAGGGCAGCAGCAGCGGAGGCGGCGTCTCGCCTGGCCAGAAGTCCTCCAGCCAACGGCGTTCGTGGCAGGACCTGATTGAGACGCCCCTGGGCAGCACGGGGCTCCACTACCTGCAGACACTGCCCCTGCCCCTGGAGGAGGCCCTGCTGCGCTCCCCTGGAGGAGGAGGTCTGTCTGTGGAGTACCGCCGCCAGTCAACCCTCCCTGCCCAGCGCAGCCTGCTGCAGGAACACTATGGCCCACTGCCCTTGCAACTCAGCCCCAGTGTCCCAGTAGAGGCTGGGGGGAAACCCCGTAGCTTCACCCTGCCCCGAGACAGTGGGCTCCATGCCATCCTCTCAGCCTCGGCCAGCACCTCTGACCACAGagaccaccaccactaccagctGGCCAGAGACACAG GCTGTGAGAGGGAGGGCCGTCCCCAGGCTGACTCTCTGGGGGACCTGTACCGGGCCCTGGAGAGGGCCAACCTGTCCTCAATGGGAGACCACCAGCCCTCCGCCCGCCTGGAGTACAAACGCTCCTTCGTCCGCCGCGTCAATGACCCACTGCTCAGCGAAAAGCTGCACCGTCTCCACATCATACAGAGTGCGCTCAAG
- the LOC121580016 gene encoding connector enhancer of kinase suppressor of ras 2-like isoform X4 codes for MALVMEPVSKWSSSQVVDWMKGLDDCLLQYIKTFEREKVGGDQLLRITHQELEDLGVSRIGHQELILEAVDLLCALNYGLETENLKTLSHKLNASAKNLQNFITGRRRSGHYDGRATHKLPNDFLTSVVDLIAAAKSLLAWLDRCYFFFRSPFAAVADYSMTRNNVIQLCLELTTIVQQDCSVYETENKILHVCKTLSGVCDHIISLSSDPMVSQSAHLEVVQLANIKSTEGLGMYIKSTYDGLHVITGTTEGSLADRCKKIHAGDEVIQVNHQTVVGWQLKNLVNSLRGDPGGVTLTLKKRPQSTLTSTPALLKNMRWKPLALQPIIPQSPSSSVATPTSTLSTPSRRDSCALQDLFIPPPPEEPYTPRDDKGNLSGDDDFQADIPVAKGSESPNSFLDQECRRRFPLVEEDAVLYCYEYDQNHGLPPVRRDSTPTYGRLRPISMPVEYNWVEDYEDPAKLKRESRRENSLLRYVSQSEDKAMPEEYLTGRSRKKSDKGSPAHYALLPALQMEVSTSGSDSASLYHMFERSSLRSRSRKKSKGDSLSSISKRRISCKDLGRGDCEGWLWKKKDAKSYFSQKWKKYWFILKDICLYWYMNEEDEKAEGFVSLPEFKIDRASECRRKYAFKACHPKIKSFYFAADNADDMNRWLSRLTMAVAGYSEQERIRQDQDYWSESDHEDMEMPSTVPKQDSPPPPYDTYPRPPSVSQMSPYQEPKHGRLSSSETFQSRSSHEEFHPEPQEGSSSGGGVSPGQKSSSQRRSWQDLIETPLGSTGLHYLQTLPLPLEEALLRSPGGGGLSVEYRRQSTLPAQRSLLQEHYGPLPLQLSPSVPVEAGGKPRSFTLPRDSGLHAILSASASTSDHRDHHHYQLARDTGCEREGRPQADSLGDLYRALERANLSSMGDHQPSARLEYKRSFVRRVNDPLLSEKLHRLHIIQSALKNVPLQDSDPSLGFLG; via the exons aactaCGGTCTGGAGACAGAGAATCTGAAGACTCTATCCCACAAGCTGAATGCCTCAGCCAAGAACCTGCAGAACTTCATCACAGGGAGGCGTCGCAGTGGTCACTATGATGGCCGCGCCACCCACAAGCTGCCCAATGACTTCCTCACCTCTGTGGTGGACCTCATCGCTGCAGCCAAGAGCCTGCTGGCCTGGCTGGATAG GTGCTACTTCTTTTTCAGGTCTCCGTTCGCAGCAGTGGCAGACTACTCCATGACAAGAAACAATGTGATTCAGTTGTGTCTAGAGCTCACCACGATTGTACAGCAG GACTGTTCTGTGTATGAGACAGAAAATAAGATTCTGCATGTG TGCAAGACTCTATCTGGAGTGTGTGATCACATCATCTCGCTGTCCTCTGACCCGATGGTGTCCCAGTCAGCCCATTTGGAGGTGGTTCAGCTGGCCAATATCAAGTCCACTGAGGGACTG ggCATGTATATCAAATCGACATATGATGGCTTGCATGTCATCACTGGAACTACAGAGGGA TCTCTGGCTGACCGCTGTAAGAAAATTCATGCAGGCGATGAAGTCATCCAGGTCAATCATCAGACAGtg GTGGGCTGGCAGTTGAAGAACCTGGTGAATTCTTTGCGTGGGGACCCCGGGGGTGTTACACTGACTCTGAAGAAGCGCCCACAGAGCACACTCACATCCACCCCAGCACTACTGAAGAACATGAGATGGAAACCCTTAGCCCTGCAA ccCATCATCCCTCAGAGCCCCAGCAGCAGTGTGGCCACACCCACCAGTACCCTGAGCACCCCGTCCAGGAGGGACAGCTGTGCCCTGCAGGACCTCTTCATCCCCCCGCCCCCTGAGGAACCATACAcccccag AGACGACAAGGGAAATCTATCAGGTGACGACGACTTCCAAGCTGACATCCCGGTGGCCAAGGGCTCTGAGTCCCCCAACTCCTTCCTGGACCAGGAGTGTCGCCGACGTTTCCCTCTGGTGGAGGAGGATGCCGTTCTGTACTGCTACGAGTATGACCAGAACCACGGACTTCCACCTGTCCGCAGGGACAGCACCCCCACTTATG GCAGGCTTAGGCCCATCTCCATGCCAGTGGAATATAACTGGGTGGAAGACTATGAAGACCCGGCCAagctgaagagagagagcaggagag AGAACTCCCTGCTGCGTTATGTGAGTCAGAGTGAGGACAAGGCCATGCCAGAGGAGTACCTGACAGGACGCAGCAGGAAGAAGAGTGACAAAGGCAGCCCCGCCCACTACGCCCTCCTCCCAGCCCTCCAGATGGAAGTCTCCACGTCCGGCTCCGACTCCGCCTCCCTCTACCAT ATGTTTGAACGATCCTCACTGCGCTCAAGGTCTAGGAAGAAGAGTAAAG GTGACTCTTTGTCCTCCATCAGTAAGAGGCGTATCTCATGTAAGGACCTGGGGCGGGGGGACTGTGAGGGCTGGCTGTGGAAAAAGAAGGATGCTAAAAGCTACTTCTCCCAGAAGTGGAAGAAATACTGGTTCATCCTGAAAGATATCTGCCTATACTGGTACATGAATGAGgag GATGAAAAGGCAGAGGGCTTTGTTAGTCTCCCAGAATTCAAGATTGATCGTGCATCTGAGTGCCGTAGGAAGTA TGCTTTCAAGGCCTGCCATCCAAAGATCAAAAGTTTCTACTTTGCAGCGGACAATGCGGATGACATGAACAG GTGGCTGAGTCGTCTGACCATGGCAGTGGCAGGTTACTCGGAGCAGGAGAGGATCCGACAGGACCAGG ACTACTGGAGTGAAAGTGACCATGAGGACATGGAGATGCCTTCCACCGTGCCCAAACAGGACAGCCCTCCTCCCCCCTATGACACCTACCCCAGGCCCCCCTCA GTGTCCCAAATGAGTCCGTACCAGGAGCCCAAACACGGCCGCCTTTCCTCCTCTGAGACCTTCCAGTCACGCTCATCTCATGAGGAGTTCCACCCCGAGCCACAGGAGGGCAGCAGCAGCGGAGGCGGCGTCTCGCCTGGCCAGAAGTCCTCCAGCCAACGGCGTTCGTGGCAGGACCTGATTGAGACGCCCCTGGGCAGCACGGGGCTCCACTACCTGCAGACACTGCCCCTGCCCCTGGAGGAGGCCCTGCTGCGCTCCCCTGGAGGAGGAGGTCTGTCTGTGGAGTACCGCCGCCAGTCAACCCTCCCTGCCCAGCGCAGCCTGCTGCAGGAACACTATGGCCCACTGCCCTTGCAACTCAGCCCCAGTGTCCCAGTAGAGGCTGGGGGGAAACCCCGTAGCTTCACCCTGCCCCGAGACAGTGGGCTCCATGCCATCCTCTCAGCCTCGGCCAGCACCTCTGACCACAGagaccaccaccactaccagctGGCCAGAGACACAG GCTGTGAGAGGGAGGGCCGTCCCCAGGCTGACTCTCTGGGGGACCTGTACCGGGCCCTGGAGAGGGCCAACCTGTCCTCAATGGGAGACCACCAGCCCTCCGCCCGCCTGGAGTACAAACGCTCCTTCGTCCGCCGCGTCAATGACCCACTGCTCAGCGAAAAGCTGCACCGTCTCCACATCATACAGAGTGCGCTCAAG
- the LOC121580016 gene encoding connector enhancer of kinase suppressor of ras 2-like isoform X2, whose product MALVMEPVSKWSSSQVVDWMKGLDDCLLQYIKTFEREKVGGDQLLRITHQELEDLGVSRIGHQELILEAVDLLCALNYGLETENLKTLSHKLNASAKNLQNFITGRRRSGHYDGRATHKLPNDFLTSVVDLIAAAKSLLAWLDRSPFAAVADYSMTRNNVIQLCLELTTIVQQDCSVYETENKILHVCKTLSGVCDHIISLSSDPMVSQSAHLEVVQLANIKSTEGLGMYIKSTYDGLHVITGTTEGSLADRCKKIHAGDEVIQVNHQTVVGWQLKNLVNSLRGDPGGVTLTLKKRPQSTLTSTPALLKNMRWKPLALQPIIPQSPSSSVATPTSTLSTPSRRDSCALQDLFIPPPPEEPYTPRRTDSLPDLCCRDDKGNLSGDDDFQADIPVAKGSESPNSFLDQECRRRFPLVEEDAVLYCYEYDQNHGLPPVRRDSTPTYGRLRPISMPVEYNWVEDYEDPAKLKRESRRENSLLRYVSQSEDKAMPEEYLTGRSRKKSDKGSPAHYALLPALQMEVSTSGSDSASLYHMFERSSLRSRSRKKSKVGDSLSSISKRRISCKDLGRGDCEGWLWKKKDAKSYFSQKWKKYWFILKDICLYWYMNEEDEKAEGFVSLPEFKIDRASECRRKYAFKACHPKIKSFYFAADNADDMNRWLSRLTMAVAGYSEQERIRQDQDYWSESDHEDMEMPSTVPKQDSPPPPYDTYPRPPSVSQMSPYQEPKHGRLSSSETFQSRSSHEEFHPEPQEGSSSGGGVSPGQKSSSQRRSWQDLIETPLGSTGLHYLQTLPLPLEEALLRSPGGGGLSVEYRRQSTLPAQRSLLQEHYGPLPLQLSPSVPVEAGGKPRSFTLPRDSGLHAILSASASTSDHRDHHHYQLARDTGCEREGRPQADSLGDLYRALERANLSSMGDHQPSARLEYKRSFVRRVNDPLLSEKLHRLHIIQSALKNVPLQDSDPSLGFLG is encoded by the exons aactaCGGTCTGGAGACAGAGAATCTGAAGACTCTATCCCACAAGCTGAATGCCTCAGCCAAGAACCTGCAGAACTTCATCACAGGGAGGCGTCGCAGTGGTCACTATGATGGCCGCGCCACCCACAAGCTGCCCAATGACTTCCTCACCTCTGTGGTGGACCTCATCGCTGCAGCCAAGAGCCTGCTGGCCTGGCTGGATAG GTCTCCGTTCGCAGCAGTGGCAGACTACTCCATGACAAGAAACAATGTGATTCAGTTGTGTCTAGAGCTCACCACGATTGTACAGCAG GACTGTTCTGTGTATGAGACAGAAAATAAGATTCTGCATGTG TGCAAGACTCTATCTGGAGTGTGTGATCACATCATCTCGCTGTCCTCTGACCCGATGGTGTCCCAGTCAGCCCATTTGGAGGTGGTTCAGCTGGCCAATATCAAGTCCACTGAGGGACTG ggCATGTATATCAAATCGACATATGATGGCTTGCATGTCATCACTGGAACTACAGAGGGA TCTCTGGCTGACCGCTGTAAGAAAATTCATGCAGGCGATGAAGTCATCCAGGTCAATCATCAGACAGtg GTGGGCTGGCAGTTGAAGAACCTGGTGAATTCTTTGCGTGGGGACCCCGGGGGTGTTACACTGACTCTGAAGAAGCGCCCACAGAGCACACTCACATCCACCCCAGCACTACTGAAGAACATGAGATGGAAACCCTTAGCCCTGCAA ccCATCATCCCTCAGAGCCCCAGCAGCAGTGTGGCCACACCCACCAGTACCCTGAGCACCCCGTCCAGGAGGGACAGCTGTGCCCTGCAGGACCTCTTCATCCCCCCGCCCCCTGAGGAACCATACAcccccag GCGAACAGACTCTCTCCCTGATCTGTGCTGCAGAGACGACAAGGGAAATCTATCAGGTGACGACGACTTCCAAGCTGACATCCCGGTGGCCAAGGGCTCTGAGTCCCCCAACTCCTTCCTGGACCAGGAGTGTCGCCGACGTTTCCCTCTGGTGGAGGAGGATGCCGTTCTGTACTGCTACGAGTATGACCAGAACCACGGACTTCCACCTGTCCGCAGGGACAGCACCCCCACTTATG GCAGGCTTAGGCCCATCTCCATGCCAGTGGAATATAACTGGGTGGAAGACTATGAAGACCCGGCCAagctgaagagagagagcaggagag AGAACTCCCTGCTGCGTTATGTGAGTCAGAGTGAGGACAAGGCCATGCCAGAGGAGTACCTGACAGGACGCAGCAGGAAGAAGAGTGACAAAGGCAGCCCCGCCCACTACGCCCTCCTCCCAGCCCTCCAGATGGAAGTCTCCACGTCCGGCTCCGACTCCGCCTCCCTCTACCAT ATGTTTGAACGATCCTCACTGCGCTCAAGGTCTAGGAAGAAGAGTAAAG taGGTGACTCTTTGTCCTCCATCAGTAAGAGGCGTATCTCATGTAAGGACCTGGGGCGGGGGGACTGTGAGGGCTGGCTGTGGAAAAAGAAGGATGCTAAAAGCTACTTCTCCCAGAAGTGGAAGAAATACTGGTTCATCCTGAAAGATATCTGCCTATACTGGTACATGAATGAGgag GATGAAAAGGCAGAGGGCTTTGTTAGTCTCCCAGAATTCAAGATTGATCGTGCATCTGAGTGCCGTAGGAAGTA TGCTTTCAAGGCCTGCCATCCAAAGATCAAAAGTTTCTACTTTGCAGCGGACAATGCGGATGACATGAACAG GTGGCTGAGTCGTCTGACCATGGCAGTGGCAGGTTACTCGGAGCAGGAGAGGATCCGACAGGACCAGG ACTACTGGAGTGAAAGTGACCATGAGGACATGGAGATGCCTTCCACCGTGCCCAAACAGGACAGCCCTCCTCCCCCCTATGACACCTACCCCAGGCCCCCCTCA GTGTCCCAAATGAGTCCGTACCAGGAGCCCAAACACGGCCGCCTTTCCTCCTCTGAGACCTTCCAGTCACGCTCATCTCATGAGGAGTTCCACCCCGAGCCACAGGAGGGCAGCAGCAGCGGAGGCGGCGTCTCGCCTGGCCAGAAGTCCTCCAGCCAACGGCGTTCGTGGCAGGACCTGATTGAGACGCCCCTGGGCAGCACGGGGCTCCACTACCTGCAGACACTGCCCCTGCCCCTGGAGGAGGCCCTGCTGCGCTCCCCTGGAGGAGGAGGTCTGTCTGTGGAGTACCGCCGCCAGTCAACCCTCCCTGCCCAGCGCAGCCTGCTGCAGGAACACTATGGCCCACTGCCCTTGCAACTCAGCCCCAGTGTCCCAGTAGAGGCTGGGGGGAAACCCCGTAGCTTCACCCTGCCCCGAGACAGTGGGCTCCATGCCATCCTCTCAGCCTCGGCCAGCACCTCTGACCACAGagaccaccaccactaccagctGGCCAGAGACACAG GCTGTGAGAGGGAGGGCCGTCCCCAGGCTGACTCTCTGGGGGACCTGTACCGGGCCCTGGAGAGGGCCAACCTGTCCTCAATGGGAGACCACCAGCCCTCCGCCCGCCTGGAGTACAAACGCTCCTTCGTCCGCCGCGTCAATGACCCACTGCTCAGCGAAAAGCTGCACCGTCTCCACATCATACAGAGTGCGCTCAAG